A region of Fibrobacter succinogenes subsp. succinogenes S85 DNA encodes the following proteins:
- a CDS encoding CotH kinase family protein — protein sequence MKKLLVWSLAIAGTCFYGCADDNSAAFDSIAPEIGEEESSTEESSSSVESEESSSSAKQEAPASGSADSNANSSADTNSSADTSAEAPESSSSPAPLSSSAVAPASSSTPAQIPALSSSAIAISSSTISTSFSSSSGLAEYDDNHKAKATFLPKAGFYRSLTIEPLTPQKGGEIRCTFDGSFPTVSSEQITVAKQITENSVVRCSEFVNGMAADTTTQTYFINESVSMPVVALTVNHHDMFDSTDGLYATGNLTGGGMGGGMWDFGGGANVTDNNNPKCTEPCKQANFWKDTELPVHVEYFEKGSSTTEKTWEIDAGISIIGNYSRYKPKKSVAIKMDNDNYGDKTLKYSLFKTRPEAKKFKSFNLRNNGNRFWTDYVGDAMMTSLMEGTEVDYQRSRQVVVFYNGEYFGIHDMRERLNRSYVETNYGIDSKSINMIKITGSSYEASGTNGASTEDYKQLVNSISSANFAGENNAQYEQIKSKINVNSFAQYMFAEMYYHNGDWPNNNVRAWGGNGHPFKFVAFDTDHGFGFTPGISGFDEENENMFTWVLGAKQTSNQGGNNGGMWGGFGGGFGGGFGGTSVDSRAPGGMLKKLLENPDFKRLFINNACILLNSYLAYEKVQSTVQSMMATIPSSEQQRDEQRWPRNQSNFKWDPTGNTLIAFAKNRGEKLKQEMVERFDLEDEVTVTIGASGNGSVQVDGMKLPSNNYQCKFFTNNELQLTAVASAGAVFTGWSDGSTENPHKVTPTAGTTITAQFR from the coding sequence ATGAAAAAACTGTTGGTTTGGTCACTCGCTATTGCGGGTACATGTTTTTATGGGTGTGCAGACGACAATTCGGCTGCATTTGATTCTATTGCGCCTGAAATCGGCGAAGAAGAGTCTTCTACGGAAGAATCGTCTTCATCTGTCGAGTCTGAAGAATCTTCTTCATCTGCAAAACAAGAAGCGCCCGCTTCGGGCAGCGCGGATTCCAATGCGAATTCTAGCGCGGACACAAACTCAAGCGCCGACACGAGCGCAGAAGCTCCTGAAAGTTCCTCCTCGCCCGCTCCGCTTTCGAGCTCTGCGGTAGCACCGGCAAGCAGTTCAACACCCGCCCAAATTCCGGCACTTTCATCGAGCGCTATCGCTATTTCGAGCTCCACCATCTCGACAAGTTTTTCTTCGTCTAGCGGGCTTGCTGAATACGATGACAATCACAAGGCAAAAGCCACATTCCTCCCGAAAGCGGGCTTCTACAGAAGTTTAACGATTGAACCGCTCACACCGCAAAAAGGTGGCGAAATCCGTTGCACATTTGACGGTTCCTTCCCGACGGTCTCTTCCGAGCAAATCACAGTGGCAAAGCAAATCACCGAGAACTCGGTTGTACGTTGTTCTGAATTTGTAAACGGCATGGCCGCCGATACTACAACGCAAACATATTTCATTAACGAAAGCGTCTCGATGCCGGTGGTAGCCCTCACGGTAAATCACCACGATATGTTCGACTCCACCGACGGTCTCTACGCTACCGGAAACCTCACTGGCGGTGGCATGGGTGGCGGCATGTGGGACTTTGGCGGCGGCGCAAACGTTACCGACAACAACAACCCGAAATGCACCGAGCCTTGCAAGCAGGCGAATTTTTGGAAAGATACAGAGCTCCCCGTCCATGTGGAATACTTCGAAAAAGGAAGTTCCACCACAGAAAAGACTTGGGAAATTGACGCAGGTATTTCTATCATCGGAAATTACAGCCGTTACAAGCCCAAGAAGAGCGTTGCCATCAAAATGGATAACGACAATTACGGCGACAAGACACTCAAATATTCTTTGTTCAAAACGCGCCCCGAAGCCAAGAAATTCAAGAGCTTCAACTTGCGCAACAACGGAAACCGTTTCTGGACGGACTATGTTGGCGATGCCATGATGACCTCGCTCATGGAAGGTACAGAAGTCGATTACCAGCGTAGCCGCCAGGTCGTCGTGTTCTACAACGGTGAATACTTCGGCATCCACGATATGCGCGAACGCCTGAACAGGAGCTATGTCGAAACAAATTACGGCATTGATTCCAAGTCCATCAACATGATTAAAATCACCGGTTCCAGCTACGAAGCTAGCGGTACAAACGGCGCATCGACGGAAGATTACAAACAACTTGTAAATAGCATTTCCAGTGCCAATTTTGCAGGCGAAAATAACGCACAGTACGAACAGATTAAGAGCAAAATCAACGTCAATAGCTTTGCGCAATACATGTTCGCCGAAATGTACTACCACAATGGCGACTGGCCGAACAACAACGTGCGCGCCTGGGGCGGCAACGGTCATCCGTTCAAGTTTGTCGCATTCGATACCGACCACGGCTTTGGATTCACGCCGGGCATCAGCGGCTTTGACGAAGAAAACGAAAACATGTTCACCTGGGTGCTTGGCGCAAAACAGACGAGCAATCAGGGCGGAAACAATGGCGGCATGTGGGGCGGCTTCGGTGGCGGCTTTGGAGGCGGTTTTGGCGGAACTTCTGTTGACAGCAGGGCTCCGGGCGGAATGCTCAAAAAACTCCTTGAGAATCCGGACTTCAAGCGACTCTTCATCAACAACGCTTGCATTCTCCTCAACAGCTACTTGGCCTACGAAAAGGTGCAGAGCACAGTGCAGTCCATGATGGCAACGATTCCATCTTCGGAACAGCAGCGCGACGAACAGCGCTGGCCGCGTAACCAGAGCAACTTCAAGTGGGATCCGACAGGCAACACGCTTATCGCTTTCGCCAAGAATCGCGGTGAAAAGCTCAAGCAAGAAATGGTTGAACGCTTTGACCTCGAAGACGAAGTCACAGTGACCATCGGCGCAAGCGGAAACGGCTCCGTTCAGGTTGACGGCATGAAGCTCCCGAGCAACAACTACCAATGCAAATTCTTTACGAACAACGAATTGCAATTGACGGCAGTCGCTAGCGCAGGTGCCGTATTCACGGGATGGTCCGACGGTTCGACCGAAAACCCGCACAAGGTTACGCCGACAGCGGGTACGACCATCACGGCGCAGTTCAGATAA
- a CDS encoding class I SAM-dependent methyltransferase, producing MKTCRICGETSEAKSYFAKEMMYLNAGHFEYFECPHCKCLQINSVPENLSEYYGPNYYSYNKPADTVTRAKTQYNKRVLDVGCGAGALLCSMAATSGIESLIGCDPFIEKDISYENGVQIFKKTVHEMTGEFDVIMLNDSFEHMTDPHETMDILKRLLANGGTIKMTLPIYPNIAFEKYKENWYQLDAPRHIFLHSINSLKLLANQHGFKIVQMIFDSNNSAILRSYLYTKGITFWKQDPKEIFKYFTKSEIIDIDKKMAEANKKGYGDHATVFFMHK from the coding sequence ATGAAAACTTGCAGAATTTGTGGCGAAACATCCGAAGCGAAATCTTACTTTGCTAAGGAAATGATGTACTTAAACGCAGGGCATTTTGAATATTTTGAATGCCCGCACTGCAAGTGTTTGCAAATCAATAGCGTTCCCGAAAACTTGAGTGAATACTACGGCCCCAATTACTACAGTTACAACAAGCCCGCCGACACCGTCACCCGCGCAAAGACGCAGTACAACAAACGCGTACTTGACGTAGGTTGTGGCGCAGGCGCATTGCTCTGTAGCATGGCGGCAACATCAGGCATCGAGAGCCTCATCGGTTGCGACCCGTTCATCGAGAAAGATATCTCGTACGAAAACGGCGTTCAAATTTTCAAGAAGACAGTCCACGAAATGACGGGCGAATTCGACGTCATCATGCTCAACGATTCGTTCGAACACATGACCGACCCGCACGAGACCATGGACATCCTCAAGCGCCTTTTGGCAAATGGCGGAACCATCAAGATGACACTCCCCATCTACCCCAATATTGCGTTTGAAAAATACAAAGAGAACTGGTACCAGCTCGACGCCCCGCGCCACATCTTTTTGCACTCCATCAACAGCCTAAAACTACTCGCCAACCAGCACGGCTTCAAGATTGTGCAGATGATTTTCGACTCCAACAACTCTGCCATTTTGAGGAGCTACCTGTACACCAAGGGCATCACGTTCTGGAAGCAGGACCCGAAGGAAATTTTCAAGTATTTCACCAAAAGCGAAATCATCGACATCGATAAAAAAATGGCCGAAGCAAACAAAAAAGGCTACGGCGACCACGCCACGGTCTTCTTCATGCATAAATAA
- a CDS encoding alpha-E domain-containing protein → MLSRVANSIYWLARYIERAENVARSIDVNLQLQLDLPGEERPWEPVIQIAGNADDFFKKYAHVSIENALMFLTFDKENPNSIISCVGAARENARCVRERISSELWIAINQFYLKLNDPEMPKEALAGPHAFYNSVKEFSQLTAGIIQGTMNHDVAWNFTHLGTLLERADQTSRILDVKYYILLPDVSMVGMALDTVQWNAVLKSVGAYEMFHRRNSNVTPHNVAEFLLLSEDFPRSLRYCLEKAEQCLKNIAYPVKSKAESIRLLGKLRSDIAFTTIEEIIDQGLHEQIEKVQIRLNELGNQIWKDFFC, encoded by the coding sequence ATGTTAAGCAGAGTCGCAAATTCCATTTATTGGCTCGCCCGCTATATCGAACGCGCCGAAAACGTCGCGCGAAGCATCGATGTGAACCTCCAGCTGCAACTGGACTTGCCCGGCGAAGAACGCCCTTGGGAACCGGTGATTCAAATTGCCGGCAATGCCGATGACTTCTTCAAAAAATACGCGCATGTTTCCATTGAAAACGCGCTCATGTTCCTGACGTTTGACAAGGAAAATCCGAACAGCATCATTTCGTGCGTCGGGGCCGCCCGTGAAAACGCCCGCTGCGTCCGCGAAAGAATTTCTTCGGAACTGTGGATTGCCATCAACCAGTTTTACTTGAAACTAAACGACCCCGAAATGCCTAAAGAAGCATTGGCTGGTCCACACGCTTTTTACAATAGCGTCAAGGAATTCAGCCAGCTCACGGCAGGCATCATTCAAGGCACGATGAACCACGATGTCGCCTGGAACTTCACGCATCTCGGCACATTGCTCGAACGCGCCGACCAGACTTCGCGTATTCTGGACGTCAAGTATTACATCTTGCTTCCGGATGTGAGCATGGTGGGCATGGCGCTCGATACCGTGCAGTGGAACGCCGTTCTCAAGAGCGTCGGTGCATACGAAATGTTCCACCGTCGCAATTCAAACGTGACACCGCATAACGTCGCGGAATTTCTCCTGCTCTCCGAAGATTTTCCGCGCTCCTTGCGTTACTGCTTGGAAAAAGCGGAACAGTGTCTCAAGAACATCGCCTACCCTGTCAAAAGCAAGGCAGAATCCATCCGCCTCCTGGGCAAGCTGCGTTCCGACATCGCGTTCACGACCATCGAAGAAATCATCGACCAGGGGCTTCACGAACAAATTGAAAAAGTCCAGATTCGCCTAAATGAACTCGGCAATCAAATCTGGAAAGATTTCTTCTGCTAA